A genomic region of Coriobacteriaceae bacterium contains the following coding sequences:
- a CDS encoding DAK2 domain-containing protein: MNIDDIRTCIATASAELSARKEEINRLNVFPVPDGDTGTNMSLTMESVAREVAALPLNADGAALCKAVTHGSLMGARGNSGVITSQILRGLCEGLVDATEYSTETIARAMARAVEVAFQAVRKPVKGTILTVLEDCAAVAQQAYEEGLDVTTTLHAISDEALASVKRTPELLPVLKENGVVDSGGFGLAILTQSFIAALTGEQAHLASAEDFTHAEAKVAIEHVRDWAGSDYMYCTEFLLHSDEVDTVEALEFLASVGDCELLVGAHPDFKVHVHTDTPGTVLTYMTDRGQVSEVFIHNMVLESEERADGIAADEASRQPAERKPIAFIAVAAGEGMANILRSLGVDHVVSGGQTMNPSTKDLLDAIEQVNADSAILLPNNKNIIMAANAAADNADIPCRVVPTKSTPASFSAMLVASPEGDLDEIAEAMTEALDEVKCGEVTTAIKDSKTSDGHEIHPDDVIGIADGSLDVVGKSVEEVTLALIDELNDDLDSLTLLAGEDFAQEDFEKLVEQVEELYPDLEVDAQRGEQPLYPIVFSIE, translated from the coding sequence CGATGGAGTCTGTGGCTCGTGAGGTTGCTGCCTTGCCGTTGAATGCCGATGGCGCCGCCCTGTGCAAGGCCGTAACGCACGGCTCGCTCATGGGCGCACGTGGCAATTCGGGCGTCATAACGAGTCAGATTCTGCGCGGCCTTTGCGAGGGACTTGTGGATGCCACCGAGTACAGCACAGAGACCATTGCCCGCGCGATGGCACGTGCCGTCGAGGTTGCCTTCCAGGCCGTACGTAAGCCGGTAAAGGGCACGATCCTCACCGTACTCGAGGATTGTGCCGCCGTTGCGCAGCAAGCCTACGAGGAGGGACTCGACGTTACCACGACGCTGCATGCCATTTCGGACGAGGCCCTTGCTTCGGTCAAGCGTACGCCGGAGCTTCTGCCCGTTCTCAAGGAGAATGGCGTTGTCGATTCGGGCGGTTTTGGCCTGGCCATTCTTACCCAGAGCTTCATCGCCGCGTTGACTGGCGAGCAAGCCCACCTTGCCTCTGCCGAGGATTTTACGCATGCCGAGGCGAAGGTCGCCATCGAGCATGTACGTGACTGGGCGGGTTCGGACTACATGTACTGCACCGAGTTTCTCCTACACAGCGACGAAGTCGATACGGTCGAGGCACTCGAGTTTCTCGCGTCTGTCGGGGATTGCGAGCTGCTTGTGGGCGCTCACCCCGACTTCAAGGTGCACGTGCACACGGACACACCGGGTACGGTGCTTACCTACATGACGGATCGCGGTCAGGTCTCCGAGGTCTTCATCCACAACATGGTGCTCGAGAGCGAGGAGCGTGCCGATGGCATCGCTGCCGATGAGGCATCACGCCAGCCCGCCGAACGCAAGCCCATAGCGTTTATCGCCGTTGCCGCGGGTGAGGGCATGGCTAACATTTTGCGATCCCTCGGTGTTGACCATGTCGTTTCCGGCGGTCAGACCATGAATCCCTCGACGAAGGACCTGCTCGATGCCATCGAGCAGGTAAACGCCGACTCGGCCATCCTGCTTCCCAATAACAAGAACATCATCATGGCCGCCAACGCCGCTGCTGATAATGCCGATATCCCGTGCAGGGTCGTTCCCACAAAGTCAACGCCCGCGTCGTTTTCCGCAATGCTCGTCGCAAGTCCGGAAGGTGATCTCGATGAAATCGCCGAGGCCATGACCGAGGCGCTCGACGAGGTCAAGTGCGGCGAGGTGACAACCGCCATCAAGGACTCCAAAACTTCGGATGGTCACGAGATTCATCCGGATGACGTTATCGGTATCGCCGACGGCTCGCTCGATGTTGTGGGCAAGAGCGTCGAGGAGGTTACGCTCGCCCTCATCGACGAGCTTAACGATGACCTCGACTCGCTCACGCTCCTTGCGGGAGAGGATTTTGCCCAAGAGGATTTCGAGAAGCTCGTCGAACAGGTCGAGGAACTGTATCCCGACCTTGAAGTCGATGCGCAACGCGGTGAGCAGCCGCTGTATCCCATCGTTTTCTCGATCGAATAG
- a CDS encoding DegV family protein: protein MEKIAIVTDNSCDASDAELAELGVECVHLRVIEPDGTHFPEDNTVENIEAFYDYIVDCDELPSTSMPPLLDFAQLYTDLSLAGYTHVISLHISSRMSGTVHTARMAAESAPIPVEVIDTRCNTVAQFLFVRRIAQLREYGLSFDELVEAAHELVGKTSICFMLDKLRNLVKGGRTGKATGLAAALLKIKPLLTVDPEGEVEMFGKAKSPKRAVTKLVQRYKELEEHLGPLECCFAHTRNMGGVDDLREAMIEAGIKLVEVGVRMVGPVITTHVSTGCFGFAYIPQDERVLGLA from the coding sequence ATGGAGAAGATAGCGATCGTTACCGATAATTCATGCGATGCGTCTGATGCCGAGCTTGCCGAGCTTGGTGTCGAGTGTGTGCACCTCAGGGTCATCGAGCCCGACGGCACGCATTTTCCCGAGGACAACACCGTCGAAAATATCGAGGCCTTCTACGATTACATCGTCGATTGCGACGAGCTGCCCTCGACGTCCATGCCACCGCTGCTTGACTTCGCCCAGCTTTACACCGACCTTTCCCTTGCCGGCTACACGCACGTGATTTCCCTGCACATCTCGTCGCGCATGTCGGGGACCGTCCATACCGCCCGTATGGCCGCCGAAAGCGCTCCCATCCCCGTCGAGGTCATTGATACGCGTTGCAATACCGTCGCTCAGTTCCTTTTCGTGCGTCGTATTGCGCAGTTGCGCGAGTACGGTCTGAGTTTCGACGAGCTGGTCGAGGCCGCACACGAGCTTGTGGGAAAAACGAGTATCTGCTTCATGCTCGACAAGCTTCGCAATCTCGTCAAGGGGGGCCGCACCGGCAAGGCGACCGGTCTTGCCGCGGCTTTGCTCAAGATCAAGCCGCTTCTCACGGTCGATCCGGAAGGCGAGGTCGAGATGTTCGGCAAGGCCAAGTCACCCAAGCGCGCCGTCACCAAGCTCGTGCAGCGCTACAAGGAGCTCGAAGAGCACCTCGGGCCACTCGAGTGCTGTTTTGCCCATACGCGCAACATGGGTGGCGTTGATGACTTGCGCGAGGCCATGATCGAGGCGGGCATCAAGCTGGTTGAGGTCGGCGTGCGCATGGTTGGTCCTGTCATCACGACGCATGTCTCGACCGGCTGTTTCGGCTTTGCGTACATCCCGCAAGACGAGCGGGTACTAGGGCTTGCATAA